In Alkalihalobacterium alkalinitrilicum, a genomic segment contains:
- the rpsD gene encoding 30S ribosomal protein S4: MARYTGPSWKLSRRLGISLSGTGKELEKRPYAPGQHGPNQRKKFSEYGLQLQEKQKLRHMYGVNERQFRRIFDDAGKMPGIHGENFMTLLETRLDNLVYRMGLARTRRGARQLVNHGHIMVDGARVDIPSFRVKPGQSISLREKSQNLSAVKEAVEVNNFVPGYISFDAEKLEGTFTRLPERSELPAEITEALIVEFYSR, from the coding sequence ATGGCTCGTTATACAGGTCCATCTTGGAAATTATCTCGTCGTTTAGGTATCTCTTTAAGCGGTACTGGTAAAGAATTAGAAAAACGCCCTTACGCACCAGGACAACACGGTCCTAACCAACGTAAGAAATTCTCAGAATATGGTTTACAATTACAAGAAAAGCAAAAGCTTCGTCATATGTACGGAGTAAATGAGCGTCAATTCCGTCGTATTTTCGATGATGCTGGTAAAATGCCTGGTATCCATGGTGAAAACTTCATGACTTTACTTGAAACTCGCCTTGATAACTTAGTTTACCGCATGGGTCTTGCTCGTACTCGTCGTGGAGCACGCCAACTTGTAAACCACGGTCATATCATGGTTGATGGAGCACGTGTAGACATTCCTTCATTCCGCGTAAAACCTGGTCAATCGATCTCTCTTCGTGAGAAATCTCAAAACTTATCAGCAGTTAAAGAAGCTGTAGAAGTGAACAACTTTGTTCCTGGATACATTTCTTTCGACGCTGAGAAGTTAGAAGGAACTTTCACTCGCTTACCAGAGCGTTCTGAGCTTCCTGCTGAAATCACAGAAGCACTTATCGTAGAGTTCTATTCTCGTTAA
- a CDS encoding sensor domain-containing diguanylate cyclase yields the protein MNQLIHGRVNSIDVSKLLRISVTDSISIEKCFQSAVLFLADQDGKLITIREVGGLKTNMIEVLYKLKDSMLEKDFPYETNGCYVDVINIELQEPVWTGFLGLIATTNDIEKGVSIKSFLEGFRYSLYLSSQILIYQNELVSKSLNEATNSLHSLLKEEKYVIKLTVIGRLLLELVKNTFDRSIQEVLLFEKVDDQLLSLIYSSAVVHETPFQCYLYEQAIQSDWQTYNKDELVEKEWLSYQLEYASAVIAPVYHEGEVTTAIVVLLKNEIEKVELKQIHSFVNEVKPLLLQAYLNERTIIEQKRKSLLLQVTKKFHSSMDVGEVLGEMINAMEEMYSSFTVKLLLSRDWKVNEDLPVQQFYYGMDSSGVAESAFLTGKIEIEDRGKDQSSRLYAPLRGKQGIYGVMEIETTNTLTFPKHEIEFIETLADIGGNALENAELYQQSQNLINDLQLINQTSHQLNSNLKLSDTIRFMTDQILRSFSANEVGYIMFASNGELHVLEGSTGFYFTEKAQIQLATLSKKIKKEKESLFVGDAKADGIYDIDPYQSLLAVPMVQSGELKGMVVVLHKHPYHFTFENFKLLQSLIHHSTLAFTNSILHEELERLVITDHLTRLFSRNYLDQKIQESMFIDAYGSFILIDIDNFKMINDTYGHQVGDDIIIQVANVIKKSIRDNDIAARWGGEELAIYLPKVDMKTGKKIAERIVKSVAFETSPRVTISCGISYWDKNADQKSLKLLFNIADECLYLAKKSGKNQMIDQSQLREE from the coding sequence ATGAATCAACTTATTCACGGTAGAGTTAATTCAATAGATGTCTCAAAACTTCTACGGATCTCAGTCACAGACAGCATCTCGATTGAAAAGTGTTTTCAGTCAGCTGTCTTATTTTTAGCTGATCAAGACGGTAAATTAATCACGATCAGAGAAGTTGGTGGATTGAAAACAAATATGATCGAAGTATTGTACAAGCTAAAAGATAGTATGCTAGAAAAAGATTTCCCGTATGAAACTAATGGATGTTATGTAGATGTTATCAACATTGAATTACAGGAACCAGTCTGGACTGGTTTTCTTGGTTTAATCGCGACAACGAATGACATAGAAAAAGGTGTGTCAATAAAGAGTTTTCTTGAAGGTTTTCGCTACTCTTTATATCTGTCTAGTCAAATCTTGATATATCAAAATGAGTTAGTCAGTAAGAGTTTAAATGAAGCTACAAACAGCTTGCACTCATTATTAAAAGAGGAAAAATATGTAATTAAATTAACTGTTATCGGAAGATTGTTACTGGAATTAGTAAAAAATACTTTTGACCGTTCTATACAAGAGGTCCTTCTCTTTGAAAAAGTAGATGATCAGCTTTTAAGCTTGATTTACTCTTCGGCAGTAGTTCATGAAACTCCGTTCCAATGTTATTTGTATGAACAAGCAATTCAAAGTGATTGGCAGACATATAATAAAGACGAGTTAGTAGAAAAAGAATGGTTGAGTTATCAATTAGAATATGCATCGGCCGTTATTGCCCCGGTTTATCATGAAGGTGAAGTCACAACGGCAATCGTTGTTTTATTAAAAAATGAAATAGAGAAAGTAGAACTAAAGCAAATTCATTCCTTCGTTAACGAAGTAAAACCGCTGTTGCTTCAAGCCTATCTGAATGAAAGAACAATCATTGAACAAAAGAGAAAATCCCTATTACTTCAAGTTACTAAAAAGTTTCACTCTTCAATGGATGTAGGTGAAGTCTTAGGTGAGATGATTAATGCAATGGAGGAAATGTACTCTTCTTTTACAGTGAAACTGCTACTATCAAGAGATTGGAAAGTCAATGAAGATTTACCTGTTCAGCAGTTTTATTATGGAATGGATTCTTCTGGGGTTGCTGAATCGGCATTTCTTACTGGGAAAATTGAAATAGAAGATAGAGGGAAAGATCAATCTTCAAGACTATACGCGCCGTTACGTGGAAAACAAGGGATATACGGAGTAATGGAAATCGAAACGACGAATACTTTAACATTTCCTAAGCATGAAATAGAATTTATTGAAACTTTAGCTGATATCGGTGGTAATGCATTAGAAAATGCTGAATTGTACCAGCAATCACAAAATTTAATAAACGACCTCCAATTAATTAACCAAACGTCACATCAACTGAATTCTAATTTGAAATTATCCGATACGATTCGATTTATGACAGATCAAATCCTTCGTTCTTTCAGTGCAAATGAAGTCGGTTATATTATGTTTGCTAGTAATGGAGAGTTACATGTACTTGAAGGAAGTACTGGATTTTACTTTACTGAAAAAGCGCAAATTCAACTGGCAACTTTAAGTAAAAAAATAAAAAAAGAAAAAGAATCGTTGTTTGTTGGTGATGCAAAAGCAGATGGAATATACGATATTGATCCTTATCAATCGTTATTAGCTGTTCCTATGGTTCAAAGCGGGGAGTTGAAAGGGATGGTTGTGGTTCTTCATAAACACCCTTACCACTTCACGTTTGAGAACTTTAAGCTATTACAATCACTTATTCATCATTCGACGTTAGCGTTTACGAATTCTATATTACATGAAGAGCTTGAACGACTTGTTATTACAGATCATTTAACAAGGTTATTTTCAAGGAATTATCTGGATCAAAAAATTCAAGAGTCGATGTTTATTGATGCTTACGGCTCCTTTATCTTAATTGATATTGATAATTTTAAAATGATTAATGATACGTATGGTCACCAAGTTGGAGACGATATTATTATTCAAGTAGCAAATGTAATTAAAAAGAGTATCCGTGACAATGATATAGCTGCAAGATGGGGCGGCGAAGAACTTGCGATTTATTTGCCAAAAGTGGATATGAAAACGGGTAAAAAAATAGCCGAACGTATTGTAAAGAGTGTTGCCTTTGAGACCAGTCCTAGAGTAACGATTTCTTGTGGAATTTCTTATTGGGACAAAAATGCTGATCAAAAGTCGTTAAAGTTATTATTTAACATCGCCGATGAGTGTCTCTATTTAGCTAAAAAGTCTGGGAAAAACCAAATGATTGATCAAAGTCAATTACGAGAAGAATGA
- the refZ gene encoding forespore capture DNA-binding protein RefZ, which translates to MTSEKECTKQKIMDAAISLFNVQGFTGTSVRMIANRANVNVALISYYFGSKKGLLEELMSTFFEGFISALEEGAQYLNKRSSRDCLLIALENALIYQQENHHLARFVHREITLDTMLVREVMSTYLMKEKHMYYQIIKNGMDRQEFKRQPIDFIIIQLRGMLIMPFLHPQYIREVHHLIPHERYFLKHYISYLTMWMDSYLSQKPNHFIKKALG; encoded by the coding sequence ATGACAAGTGAAAAAGAATGTACAAAACAAAAAATTATGGATGCTGCTATTTCATTGTTTAATGTCCAAGGCTTCACAGGTACATCTGTACGTATGATTGCAAATCGTGCAAATGTAAACGTTGCCCTAATTTCTTATTACTTCGGTAGTAAAAAAGGTTTACTTGAAGAGTTGATGTCGACTTTCTTTGAAGGATTTATTTCAGCATTAGAAGAAGGCGCTCAATACTTAAATAAAAGGTCTTCGAGAGATTGTTTATTGATAGCTCTGGAAAACGCACTAATTTATCAACAAGAAAATCACCATTTGGCTCGCTTTGTCCATCGAGAAATCACTTTAGACACCATGCTTGTTCGAGAAGTGATGAGTACGTATTTAATGAAAGAGAAACATATGTATTACCAAATTATAAAAAATGGAATGGACCGGCAGGAGTTTAAACGTCAGCCGATCGATTTTATTATTATTCAACTAAGAGGAATGTTAATTATGCCGTTTTTACATCCGCAATATATTCGTGAAGTGCACCATTTAATCCCACATGAGCGTTACTTTTTAAAACATTACATTAGCTACTTAACGATGTGGATGGATAGCTATTTAAGTCAAAAACCAAATCATTTTATCAAGAAGGCGTTAGGATAA
- the hisJ gene encoding histidinol-phosphatase HisJ, whose product MIIHDGHVHTPYCPHGSTDQLESYVKKALEMNMKGITFTEHAPLPVEFVDPVPDKDSAMAKKDLEAYIEDVQKLKEKYKGRISILVGLEIDYIIGLEEQTKKILDEVGPYLDDAILSVHFLKYKENYFCLDYSPEMFKTMIDTFGSVEAIYDTYFTTLEQSIEANLGIYKPKRIGHITLVKKFQQEFPCIGNFTESINRILDKIKEKGMELDYNSAGVVKPLCGEPYPPIEVVKKAIEKKIPLIYGSDAHSVKGLCQGLDKLYKETVFSIPNRLS is encoded by the coding sequence ATGATCATTCACGATGGCCATGTTCATACACCTTATTGTCCACACGGTTCTACTGACCAATTAGAATCTTATGTAAAAAAAGCACTAGAAATGAATATGAAAGGGATCACGTTTACAGAACATGCCCCACTTCCAGTTGAATTTGTAGATCCAGTCCCAGATAAAGATAGTGCTATGGCCAAAAAAGACCTAGAAGCTTATATAGAAGATGTTCAAAAATTAAAAGAAAAGTATAAAGGGAGAATTTCCATATTAGTAGGTCTTGAAATTGATTATATTATAGGATTGGAAGAACAAACGAAGAAGATTTTAGATGAAGTTGGACCTTACTTAGACGATGCTATTCTTTCTGTTCATTTTTTGAAATATAAAGAAAATTACTTTTGTCTAGATTACAGCCCTGAAATGTTTAAGACGATGATTGACACTTTCGGTTCTGTCGAAGCTATTTACGATACATATTTTACAACGTTAGAACAATCTATCGAGGCTAACTTAGGAATTTATAAGCCAAAACGGATTGGGCACATTACATTAGTCAAAAAGTTCCAACAAGAATTTCCATGTATTGGAAACTTCACTGAATCGATCAACCGTATTTTAGACAAAATCAAGGAAAAAGGTATGGAACTTGATTATAATAGTGCTGGGGTAGTAAAACCATTATGCGGCGAACCATACCCACCTATAGAGGTTGTAAAAAAAGCTATAGAAAAAAAAATCCCTCTTATCTACGGTTCAGATGCCCATAGTGTCAAAGGGTTATGTCAAGGGCTGGATAAACTATATAAAGAAACGGTATTCAGCATCCCTAATCGATTATCCTAA
- the ezrA gene encoding septation ring formation regulator EzrA, translating into MVLLYITIAVVILFFGYGAWTRKSIYKQVDRLEDWKMNIMNRPITDEISKVKGLTMSGETEQKFEMWRKEWDGIVDVVLPDIAEDLFDVEELANKYRFNKAKSNSKLIEVRLNEVEEKLNRMLNDINVLVESAEQNRTEIGDVKKQYQDMKKHFSSHRTSFGKAADLIDSRIEAIYNKFSSFDEATKLGNYIQAREVLVLASEEIAKENEMMEAIPKYLVQVQTNIPNELKNLSFGMKEMEEFGFYLDHFDFDKEIEAIKETCETLVGSIYQLELDAIEERIAEVQQKVDEIYEALETEAKSKQLVQTYLDQIADKFIQTDEKLEDLNEDVELVQQSYRIAEEELKTHQKINNQLKDLTTKLSVIEEATINNTKSFTTVQAMVESFNSEYEQLEIALESARNTLDALRKDELKAKETLKELKHRLLEGKRVVQKSNIPGLPSYINDELEIGEKKLFAAIEKLAEIPLDLSGVINIVEEAAIAVNNVYTLIEETVENSQLAEKLIQYGNRFRRNSEETNKQLSEAEMAFRSFYYEDAIELATRAIQKYEPNVLEKLTEKEKSTITV; encoded by the coding sequence ATGGTTTTATTATACATAACGATTGCTGTAGTCATACTTTTTTTTGGTTATGGGGCGTGGACGAGGAAAAGTATATATAAACAAGTTGATCGGTTAGAAGACTGGAAAATGAACATCATGAATCGGCCGATTACTGATGAGATATCAAAAGTCAAAGGGCTTACAATGTCTGGAGAAACAGAGCAAAAGTTTGAAATGTGGAGAAAAGAATGGGATGGCATAGTCGATGTCGTTCTACCAGATATTGCAGAAGATTTATTTGATGTTGAAGAATTAGCAAACAAGTATCGATTTAACAAAGCAAAATCGAATAGTAAACTTATAGAGGTACGCTTAAATGAAGTAGAAGAAAAGCTTAATCGAATGCTTAATGATATCAATGTATTAGTAGAAAGTGCAGAACAGAACCGTACGGAAATTGGTGACGTAAAAAAACAATACCAAGACATGAAAAAGCATTTTTCCTCACATCGCACTTCATTTGGTAAAGCGGCGGACCTAATTGACAGCAGAATAGAAGCTATTTATAATAAATTCTCTTCATTTGATGAAGCAACAAAGTTAGGGAATTACATACAAGCACGTGAAGTACTTGTATTAGCTAGTGAAGAAATCGCAAAAGAAAATGAGATGATGGAAGCCATTCCGAAATACCTTGTTCAAGTCCAAACGAACATTCCTAATGAATTAAAAAATCTTTCATTTGGGATGAAAGAGATGGAGGAATTTGGGTTCTATCTCGACCATTTTGATTTTGACAAGGAAATAGAAGCAATTAAAGAAACATGTGAAACATTAGTAGGATCTATTTACCAATTAGAGTTAGACGCGATAGAGGAAAGAATTGCTGAAGTCCAACAAAAAGTTGATGAGATTTATGAAGCGCTAGAGACAGAAGCAAAATCAAAACAATTGGTACAAACGTATTTAGATCAAATTGCAGACAAGTTTATTCAAACTGATGAAAAGCTTGAAGACTTAAATGAAGACGTAGAACTAGTTCAACAAAGTTATCGAATAGCTGAAGAAGAATTGAAAACTCATCAAAAAATTAATAACCAGCTTAAAGACTTAACAACTAAATTGAGTGTTATCGAGGAAGCGACAATAAATAATACTAAATCCTTTACAACGGTACAAGCAATGGTGGAGTCATTTAATAGTGAATATGAACAGCTAGAAATTGCGCTAGAATCAGCTCGAAACACCTTAGATGCGTTGCGAAAAGACGAATTAAAAGCGAAAGAAACCTTAAAAGAATTGAAACATAGACTGCTTGAAGGAAAACGCGTTGTTCAGAAAAGTAATATTCCTGGTTTACCATCTTACATTAATGATGAGTTGGAAATAGGGGAGAAAAAGCTATTTGCTGCCATCGAGAAATTAGCAGAAATCCCACTAGATTTGAGTGGGGTTATCAATATTGTTGAAGAGGCTGCAATCGCTGTTAATAATGTTTACACCTTAATAGAAGAAACAGTTGAGAATTCCCAGTTAGCTGAAAAGCTGATTCAATATGGAAATCGGTTTCGTAGAAATTCAGAGGAAACGAATAAGCAGTTAAGTGAAGCTGAAATGGCATTTAGAAGCTTTTATTATGAGGACGCTATTGAACTTGCAACAAGAGCGATCCAAAAGTATGAACCAAATGTACTTGAAAAGTTAACGGAAAAAGAAAAGAGTACAATCACTGTTTAA
- the brnQ gene encoding branched-chain amino acid transport system II carrier protein, protein MNTLSTKETVAIGLMTFALFLGAGNLIFPPAMGQAAGENVWFSTLGFLITGVGLPLLAIMAIARAGGNLQNLSTRVHPLFGVIFTLTMYLAIGPFFGIPRTGTVAYEIGAVPFLSPSVVTSSLPLFLFTVIFFSLTFWLALNPAKLVDRVGKLLTPILLVVITILAVKGIVTPLGPIEGVAPEYETAPFFKGFLDGYLTMDTIAALVFGIVIVSRITERGVTDPKTITAITFKAGVIAGTGLALVYLALAYLGASSVSTLGMLDNGGAILSGTADELFGLLGTVLLAVVITVACLTTSVGLVSACGEYFNKLVPNVSYTVIIAILSLFSLVMANMGLAQLISFSLPVLIAIYPIAIVLIILSFLHKFFHGIPQVYGGALIGAGLISIVDGLNATPIQIDLINSLFSYIPLYTEGVGWFLPAILGAVIGYLYGTSKLEKK, encoded by the coding sequence ATGAATACACTTTCAACAAAAGAAACCGTTGCGATAGGTTTAATGACATTTGCCTTATTTCTCGGAGCAGGAAACTTAATTTTTCCACCTGCTATGGGACAAGCTGCAGGAGAAAATGTTTGGTTCAGTACACTAGGTTTTTTAATAACTGGAGTCGGCCTACCGTTACTAGCCATTATGGCCATTGCTCGAGCTGGGGGTAACTTACAAAACTTATCAACACGTGTTCACCCTTTATTTGGGGTTATCTTTACGTTAACAATGTATTTAGCAATTGGACCGTTTTTTGGAATTCCTAGAACTGGTACTGTTGCTTACGAAATCGGTGCTGTCCCATTTCTAAGTCCATCGGTCGTTACTTCTAGTTTACCCTTATTTTTATTTACGGTTATCTTTTTCAGTCTAACCTTTTGGCTAGCACTTAACCCAGCTAAACTGGTTGATCGGGTAGGTAAATTGCTAACCCCAATTTTATTAGTAGTTATCACTATTCTTGCAGTTAAAGGGATCGTCACACCACTCGGACCAATCGAAGGTGTAGCGCCTGAATATGAAACTGCTCCGTTTTTCAAAGGATTTCTCGATGGATATTTAACGATGGATACGATTGCTGCTCTCGTATTTGGTATCGTGATTGTGTCACGAATTACGGAACGAGGAGTGACGGATCCCAAAACGATTACAGCGATTACCTTTAAAGCAGGAGTTATTGCAGGCACAGGATTAGCACTTGTCTATTTAGCATTAGCATACTTAGGGGCAAGTAGCGTATCTACACTCGGCATGTTAGACAATGGCGGCGCCATTCTTTCTGGAACAGCAGATGAATTATTTGGTCTCCTGGGGACTGTACTACTAGCTGTTGTTATTACAGTTGCGTGTTTAACAACCTCGGTTGGTTTAGTCTCTGCTTGTGGTGAATACTTTAATAAATTAGTGCCAAACGTTTCGTACACGGTAATTATCGCAATTCTTTCGTTGTTTAGTTTAGTGATGGCAAATATGGGACTTGCTCAATTAATTTCATTTTCTTTACCCGTCTTAATCGCTATCTATCCGATTGCAATTGTTCTCATTATTCTTTCCTTTTTACACAAGTTTTTTCATGGTATACCTCAAGTTTATGGAGGCGCATTAATTGGTGCAGGATTAATTAGTATTGTTGATGGTTTGAACGCCACACCAATACAAATCGATCTTATTAATTCTCTTTTTAGCTACATCCCGTTATATACAGAAGGAGTAGGCTGGTTTTTACCTGCAATCTTAGGAGCTGTTATTGGTTATCTTTATGGAACTTCAAAATTAGAAAAGAAATGA
- a CDS encoding IS256 family transposase translates to MSTSIGQNTLENQLDSMVREFVKEKLETMMKEEMNSFFEHEHPELKNQKNGFYQRQLDTKYGRLEDLQVPRDRENAFQTEIFSPYQRREQWLGETIITMYQKGVSTREIGQFIERILGHSYSAATISQITDVVAEDIESWLQRPLKKRYSVLYLDGTYLKLRRDDVANEVVYLVVGVTEDGFREILGFYVGGQESALGWKTILNDLYHRGLEEVLLGVFDGLPGLEEAMKAVYPKADVQRCVVHKVRNALNAVRKKDQSAVAEDLKPIYKANTLEEAKGKFRAFKDTWQKKYPKVVKSWEQDLEVLLTFLTYPSSIQPMIYTTNIIERTIKEIKKRTKTMNSLPTEKAAEKIVYLQSMDYNQRWAERKLRGFSNAYSTLQEMFKQRYGTERE, encoded by the coding sequence ATGAGTACTAGTATAGGACAAAACACACTTGAAAATCAATTAGATTCTATGGTTCGTGAGTTTGTGAAAGAAAAACTTGAGACTATGATGAAAGAAGAAATGAATAGTTTTTTTGAACATGAACACCCAGAGTTAAAAAACCAGAAGAACGGCTTCTATCAAAGGCAACTTGATACCAAGTATGGAAGATTGGAAGATCTACAAGTGCCTCGTGATCGTGAAAATGCCTTTCAAACAGAGATCTTTTCTCCTTATCAACGACGTGAGCAGTGGCTTGGTGAAACCATTATCACAATGTATCAAAAAGGTGTAAGTACTCGTGAAATTGGTCAGTTTATTGAGCGTATTTTAGGTCATTCTTACTCTGCTGCAACGATTAGTCAAATCACCGACGTCGTGGCAGAGGATATTGAATCTTGGCTACAACGTCCACTGAAAAAGCGCTACTCTGTCCTTTATTTAGATGGTACTTATCTCAAGCTGCGTCGAGATGATGTTGCTAATGAAGTCGTCTATCTCGTTGTCGGCGTCACCGAAGATGGCTTCAGAGAAATTCTGGGTTTCTATGTTGGTGGCCAAGAAAGTGCCCTAGGTTGGAAGACGATTCTTAACGACCTTTATCACCGTGGACTTGAAGAAGTTCTTCTAGGTGTATTCGACGGGCTTCCAGGTCTTGAGGAAGCTATGAAAGCCGTTTATCCAAAAGCGGATGTCCAGCGCTGTGTTGTTCATAAGGTTCGTAATGCTCTCAATGCCGTCAGAAAGAAGGATCAGTCCGCTGTAGCTGAAGATCTTAAACCTATTTATAAAGCCAATACTCTAGAGGAAGCTAAGGGAAAGTTCCGCGCTTTCAAGGACACATGGCAAAAGAAATACCCAAAAGTCGTTAAAAGCTGGGAACAAGACCTTGAAGTTCTGCTGACCTTTTTAACCTATCCCTCCTCTATTCAACCGATGATTTACACGACGAATATCATCGAGCGAACGATCAAGGAGATCAAGAAACGCACCAAAACCATGAACAGTCTCCCCACTGAAAAAGCGGCTGAAAAAATCGTTTATCTTCAATCGATGGACTATAATCAACGCTGGGCAGAAAGAAAGTTAAGAGGCTTTAGTAATGCCTACTCTACTTTGCAGGAGATGTTCAAACAGCGATACGGAACCGAGCGCGAATAG
- a CDS encoding cysteine desulfurase family protein, with protein sequence MVYLDNSATTKPYKEVLETYLTVSEQYFGNPSSLHALGLGAEKVLTRSREVVAKLLGVQAKEIIFTSGGTEGNNLAIKGIALEHSKRGKHIITSVVEHASTYETFSNLESNGFEVTYLPVNNNGSVSIQDLQQALRQDTILVSIIHVNNETGALQPVEEIGQLLKDYRKTFFHVDHVQGITKVPLDLKKSNIDLCTISGHKFHGVKGTGALYVRAGIQLSPMLHGGIQEARLRAGTENVPGIAALTKALRMASDKALEGKQRLKQLQKNAIAGLTEIEGVVLNSDEGQGYAPHIINFSILGAKPEVVIQALSHRGVYVSTKSACSSKLSAPSRILLEMGLGNERAGSAIRISFSYETTEKDIETFLKIMNEEVPKLLQVMR encoded by the coding sequence ATGGTTTATTTAGACAACAGTGCAACAACGAAACCTTATAAAGAAGTACTTGAGACGTATTTAACTGTTTCTGAACAATATTTCGGTAATCCTTCTTCACTTCATGCCCTTGGATTAGGGGCAGAAAAAGTGTTAACGAGATCAAGAGAAGTTGTTGCGAAATTGTTAGGTGTTCAAGCAAAAGAAATTATATTTACCTCAGGTGGAACAGAAGGTAATAATTTAGCGATAAAAGGAATTGCACTCGAACATAGTAAAAGAGGAAAGCACATTATTACAAGCGTTGTCGAACATGCCTCAACGTATGAGACATTTTCTAATTTAGAAAGTAATGGTTTTGAAGTAACGTATTTACCAGTCAATAATAATGGTTCAGTTTCGATTCAGGATTTGCAGCAGGCGCTTCGTCAAGATACGATTTTGGTGTCAATCATTCATGTCAATAATGAAACAGGAGCACTACAGCCAGTAGAAGAAATTGGACAGTTGTTAAAAGATTACCGGAAAACTTTTTTTCACGTAGACCATGTACAAGGAATAACCAAAGTTCCACTCGACTTAAAAAAAAGCAATATTGACCTTTGTACGATTTCGGGTCATAAATTTCATGGTGTCAAAGGAACTGGTGCATTATATGTAAGGGCAGGGATTCAATTATCGCCGATGTTGCATGGTGGGATCCAAGAAGCGAGATTAAGGGCAGGAACAGAAAATGTCCCAGGAATTGCAGCCTTAACAAAAGCTCTAAGAATGGCAAGTGACAAGGCATTAGAGGGAAAACAACGGCTCAAACAATTACAAAAGAATGCTATAGCTGGATTAACAGAAATCGAAGGCGTTGTTCTGAATAGTGACGAAGGCCAAGGGTATGCCCCTCACATTATTAATTTTTCCATTTTAGGAGCAAAACCTGAAGTTGTTATCCAAGCACTCTCACATCGTGGAGTTTATGTATCAACAAAATCTGCTTGTTCATCAAAATTGTCAGCCCCAAGTCGAATACTCTTAGAAATGGGTTTAGGCAATGAAAGAGCAGGAAGTGCGATTCGAATTAGTTTTTCGTACGAAACAACAGAGAAGGATATTGAAACATTTTTAAAAATAATGAATGAAGAAGTCCCAAAATTATTACAAGTAATGAGGTAG